TCTTGGTGCCGTCCAGACCCTGCTTGCGCTGGGTGTAGAGGCCCCACCAGCGCATGCGTCCGCGCAGGTCGTTGGGGTCGATGGAGTCGAATCCGCGCTTCGAGTAGACCGTCTCAATACGTGTCCGTACGTTGAGACCGTCGTCGTCCTTCTTGAACTGCTCATTGCCGTTCAGGGGGGTGAAGTGCCCCACGGCCCACTGACCCTCGCCACGGTGGCGCCCGGTCTTGCGGCGTGCGGCGGCGGGAGTGGGGTTTTCCGGGGTGGCGGCCATGGCGTCTTGTCCTTCGGGACTGCGAGAGGGCGGCTCTGACCTGCACACTGGCGCTCAGGTCAGAGGGTGGCGCGTCAGTGCGCAGCAGGGTCGGGCAGAGTCGTGCTGAAAAGAGATCGCGGCGGTGCTGGTTCTCTCAGCGCGCCGGACAGATGGCGCTGGACATGCGGCCTAGGTCGACGTGCCGCCGACTCACCAAGGCAATTCCAGTTCCAGACATGACGGAAGCGTGTCACGGGACTTTGGACCCAGTCCAGCATCGTCCAGAATGCGGACGTAGTCGTCTCGCTTCATGAGATGGTGTGGTCTGGGTCACGCGAAAGGGGCCCTGATCAGGGCCCCTTCACCGGTCTGCGGTACGACGCACCGGTCGGCACACGGCGTGCGGCCTCCCCGGAGTGGCGTGCACCGGCGGCACGCCCGGCGGCGTCAGGCGTGGGCGCCCGGCCAGGGCCCCGGCGTCTCGCTCTCCTCGACCTCCTCCACCTTGGTGTCGAAGAGCCGGAAGCCGCGGCGCTCGTAGTTGGCCATGGCGTGCGGGCCGTCGAGCGAGCAGGTGTGCAGCCAGACGCGCTTCGTCGCCTCGCGGTCCGGCCAGCGCTCGGCCAGGTCCCAGGCCCGCGCCACCCCGTACGACAGCAGGTGACCACCGATCCGGCGCCCCCGGAAGGCCGGGATCAGGCCGAAGTAGACGATCTCCACGACACCGTCGTCCTGAGGGTCCAGCTCGACGTAACCGGCCGGCGTCCCCTTGTCGTACGCCACCCAGATCTCGGCGCCCGGCTTGTCGACGATCTCCTGCCACTGCTTGTACGTCAGCGACAGCCGGTCGTTCCAGCGGATGTCGCCGCCGACCGCCGTATAGAGGAAGCGGCTGTACTCCGGCGACGGGACCGCGGCCCGCGCGATCGTGATGTCGTCACCCTCCGGGACGGGGGAGGGGCGGAGATCGGACGGCGAGGTCTGTTCGAGGGACCAGGTGGTGAGAGTGATGCGCATGGGTTCATCGCATCACGACCCCGTCCGGCGGGGCGACCGGGGGCGGGGAGGGGGAAGCCTACGGTCCGGGTGTCCGCATGCTGGACGGCTGTGACCTGCCGAGACCCGGCCTGACCCCGTACGCGCTACGCCCCCCGCGCGCTCGTGCCCGTGCGGGGGCCCCGTACCGCCGGCGCCAGGGAGTGGGGCAGCAGGTCCGCCGGGCGTTCCGGGCGGAGGACCTCCACCGCGACCTCCTCGCTGAAGCGGTACGGACGGTGCGCGAGGACTCCGGCCAGGTTCCGGCGCACCCGGGACATCTCCGCCCGTACGGTCACCGTCCGCGTACGGTCCCCGAACACGTCGTCCGCCAGCTCGGCCGCCGTCCGGCCGTCCCGGTGCAGCGCCAGGACATAGAGGAGCTCCGCGTGCCGGGGGCTCAGCTCCTGCTGCCAGCTGCCTGCCGCACCCGAGACCGACACCGTCCACCGGCGCGGTCTGCTCAGGTCCAGGACCACCCTGCTCGCCGCCGCCGTGCCAGGCTCCTCCGCGGGCGTCTCGTCCTCGACCCGGAGCAGCCAGCCGCCCGGCAGCGGCTCCACCGCGCACACGCCGAGCGAGGGCAGCCACATCCGGCCGGACCGGAAGGACTTCGGCAGCGTGATCCGGTCCACCGGCGCGAGCCCCGTCACCGCCGCCGTCCAGCCGTGGGTGTCCACCGCGACGGCCCGGCCGCCCACCCGGCACAGGATCGGCGCGGCCACCGCCCGCAGCCGCTCGACCGAGCGGCGGTGCCGCTCCCGCATCTCCGCCTCGGCGAGCTGGGCCACCGAACCGACCAGGGCCAGCATCGCCGGATGGAAACTGGACGCCGGGCCGCTGACGTCCAGGATGCCGAGCAGCCGCCGGTCGCGCGGGTCGTGCACCGGCGCGGCGGCGCAGGTCCAGTTGTGGAGCGCCTGGACGTAGTGCTCGGCGGAGTGCACCTGGACCGCCCGGCCCATGGCGAGGGCGGTGCCGACCGCGTTCGTCCCGGTGGTGCGCTCGGTCCAGGCGGCGCCCTCCTCCAGGCAGATGCCGTTGGCCTGCCGCATCACCGACAGGTTCCCCTGCCGCCACAGCACCCGGCCGTGCTCGTCGGTGACCACCATGATCTGGAGGGAGGTGTCGGCGATGCCGGCGAGACCACAGCTGAGCGTCTGCATGACCTCGGAGAGGAGCGTGGTTCTGCGCCGCTCCTCCAGCTCGTCGCGCTGGAGCAGCACGCTGTTCGTGCCCTGGTCGGGGTCGAGCCCCAGCCGGGCCATCCGCTGCCAGGACGCGTCGATCACCGCGCGGGGCGCGATCGGCGGCCTCCGGCCGGCGAGCGTCTCCTCGCGGACCCGGTGGAGCAGCCGGGTGGCCTGGGCGGCGTCCATGGCGGCGAGGCGCTTCATGTCGAGCTGCGTGTTATTCATCGGTCTCTCCCAGCCACCCGGGGTGCTGTATCGGTTCTGCACGGGGCAGATGTCCGGAGTGTCGGTGCCCATCGTGCCGTTCGGAACGGTCCGGCGAGGCCCGGTTCGGGTAATCCTGCAACCCTTTGCAACTCTGGTCGCCGACCGGACCCCTGGGCGAAGCTGGTGAGAGCGGCGGGTGGTGCCGTGTCGGCGCAGCACCACCCCCGCTTTTCCGCGCGTGCCGACCCTTGTGGTCCACCCCTGGTACGCGCGGCGAACTTCCCCGGCCGCGCGGTGAACTCCCCCCCCCCGGGTGCACGGAGCCGCTCAGACCTCCACGCGTGCCCGCTCCACGAGCGCCCGCAGGTCCAGCGTGTGCGGCAGGGTCCCGAACGCCGCACCCCCGTCCCCGCCCAGCCGCGCCGCGCAGAACGCGTCCGCGACCTCCGGCGGCGCCCACCGCACGAGCAGCGCCCCCTGGAGGACGAGCGCGAGCCGCTCCGTGAGCCGCCGCGCCCGCGCCTCGATCCCGTCCAGGTCCGCCAGTTCGACGAGCAGCCCCCGGATCGCCCGGTCGAGCCGGTGGTCGGCGCCCCGCGCGGCGCCGACCTCCCGCAGGAACGCGTCCAGCGCGGCGGGCTCCGTCCGCAGCGCCCGGACCACGTCGAGCGCCTGGACGTTCCCCGAACCCTCCCAGACCGAGTTGAGCGGCGACTCCCGCAGCAGCCGGGGCATCCCGGACTCCTCCACGTACCCGTTGCCGCCCAGGCACTCCAGCGCCTCCGCCACCATCGGCGTGCACCGCTTCGTGACCCAGTACTTCGCCGCCGGAACGGCGATACGGAGCAAGGCCCGCTCACGCTCGGCGTGGTTGCCGCCGTCGGTCTCGCCGGCGCGATCGGTTGCGGTGCCGCCCCCGGCGGCGTCGTAGGCCGCCGCGAGACGCATGCCCAGGACCGTCGCCGCCTCCGACTCCAGAGCCAGGTCCGCGAGGACGTTGCGCATCAGCGGCTTCTCGATCAGCGCCCCGCCGAAGGCCTCGCGGTACGCGCAGTGGTGCACGGCCTGCGCCACCGCCTGACGCATCAGCGCCGCCGAACCGAGGACGCAGTCGAGCCGGGTCGCCGCCACCATGCCCATGATCGTGCGGAGCCCGCGCCCCTCCTCGCCGATCCGGCGCGCCCAGGTCGTCCCGTCGAACTCCACCTCGGCGGAGGCGTTCGAACGGTTGCCCAGTTTGTCCTTGAGGCGCTGGATCGCGAACGCGTTGCGCGAGCCGTCCCCGAGGACCCGCGGCACCAGGAGACAGGTGGGGCCCGCCGGGGCCTGCGCGAGGACCAGGAAGGCGTCCGACATCGGCGCCGAACAGAACCACTTGTGCCCCGTCAGGACGTACTCGCCGTCGGCCGCCAGCGGGTGCGCCTCCGTCGTGTTCGCCCGGAGGTCGCTGCCGCCCTGCTTCTCCGTCATCGCCATCCCGAGCAGCACGCCCGGCTTCTCCGCGACCGGGCGGAGCTCCCGCTCGTACACGTGCGAGGTCGCCGCCGGCTCCCACACCTCGGCGACCTCCGGCTCGGCCCGCAGCGTGGGCACGGCGGCGTGCGTCATCGACAGCGGGCAGCTGTGCCCCGCCTCCGCCTGGGACACCACCAGGAGCCCGGCGGCCCGGCGCACATGACCACCCGGCCTGCCCCACGCGTCCGTCAGGCCGGCCCCCACCGACTTGCCGAGGAGCCGGTGCCAGGCCGGATCGAAGTCGACCTCGTCGACGCGGTGGCCGTACCGGTCGTGGGTCCGCAGCCGCGGCGGGTTCGCGTTCGCCCGCTCGCCCCACTCCCGGACCTGCGCCGAACCGGCCGCCCGGCCGAGCACGACGAGGTCCTCGCGCACCTCCGTCCGGAGCTCCGGCGCGAGGTGCCGTTCGACCGCCTCCGTCAGGACGTGATCGGTCAGGAAGACGTCGTACCCGACCAGGGGCGGAGCCTGGTTGGTCACGGTGTGGGTGCTCGCTGCCATGCCGATACGGTAAGCAGGT
This sequence is a window from Streptomyces sp. NBC_00691. Protein-coding genes within it:
- a CDS encoding putative leader peptide, whose amino-acid sequence is MSGTGIALVSRRHVDLGRMSSAICPAR
- a CDS encoding GNAT family N-acetyltransferase; protein product: MRITLTTWSLEQTSPSDLRPSPVPEGDDITIARAAVPSPEYSRFLYTAVGGDIRWNDRLSLTYKQWQEIVDKPGAEIWVAYDKGTPAGYVELDPQDDGVVEIVYFGLIPAFRGRRIGGHLLSYGVARAWDLAERWPDREATKRVWLHTCSLDGPHAMANYERRGFRLFDTKVEEVEESETPGPWPGAHA
- a CDS encoding helix-turn-helix domain-containing protein, with product MNNTQLDMKRLAAMDAAQATRLLHRVREETLAGRRPPIAPRAVIDASWQRMARLGLDPDQGTNSVLLQRDELEERRRTTLLSEVMQTLSCGLAGIADTSLQIMVVTDEHGRVLWRQGNLSVMRQANGICLEEGAAWTERTTGTNAVGTALAMGRAVQVHSAEHYVQALHNWTCAAAPVHDPRDRRLLGILDVSGPASSFHPAMLALVGSVAQLAEAEMRERHRRSVERLRAVAAPILCRVGGRAVAVDTHGWTAAVTGLAPVDRITLPKSFRSGRMWLPSLGVCAVEPLPGGWLLRVEDETPAEEPGTAAASRVVLDLSRPRRWTVSVSGAAGSWQQELSPRHAELLYVLALHRDGRTAAELADDVFGDRTRTVTVRAEMSRVRRNLAGVLAHRPYRFSEEVAVEVLRPERPADLLPHSLAPAVRGPRTGTSARGA
- a CDS encoding acyl-CoA dehydrogenase family protein, giving the protein MAASTHTVTNQAPPLVGYDVFLTDHVLTEAVERHLAPELRTEVREDLVVLGRAAGSAQVREWGERANANPPRLRTHDRYGHRVDEVDFDPAWHRLLGKSVGAGLTDAWGRPGGHVRRAAGLLVVSQAEAGHSCPLSMTHAAVPTLRAEPEVAEVWEPAATSHVYERELRPVAEKPGVLLGMAMTEKQGGSDLRANTTEAHPLAADGEYVLTGHKWFCSAPMSDAFLVLAQAPAGPTCLLVPRVLGDGSRNAFAIQRLKDKLGNRSNASAEVEFDGTTWARRIGEEGRGLRTIMGMVAATRLDCVLGSAALMRQAVAQAVHHCAYREAFGGALIEKPLMRNVLADLALESEAATVLGMRLAAAYDAAGGGTATDRAGETDGGNHAERERALLRIAVPAAKYWVTKRCTPMVAEALECLGGNGYVEESGMPRLLRESPLNSVWEGSGNVQALDVVRALRTEPAALDAFLREVGAARGADHRLDRAIRGLLVELADLDGIEARARRLTERLALVLQGALLVRWAPPEVADAFCAARLGGDGGAAFGTLPHTLDLRALVERARVEV